Part of the Caldisericota bacterium genome is shown below.
AGGTTTCGCAAGTTTTGAGCCAAGCTTTGCAAGAAGTTTATTATAACTTATGCCCACTGTACACGTAATATGAAACTTATCTTTTACTTCTTTTCTTATTTTGTTTCCCATTTCTATGGCTTCAGCAAAATCTTTTACTGTATATGTAAAATCCATAAAAACTTCATCGATTGAAGAATATTCAATAGCCGGGCAGAAATTATAGTAAAGCAAAACAATCTCTTTCGATATACGCACATATTTTGCTATGTCTCCTTGAATTAATATAAGGTTTGGACAAAGCCTTTTAGCAAGTTTTAAAGGCATTGCAGAATGTACGCCATACCTCCTTGCTTCGTATGATGCAGCGGATATTACAGAACGACTTTCTACATTCCCCGAAATGGCAATGGGTTTGCCTTTAAGATCGCTATTTTCTGCCTGCTCTACAGAAGCAAAAAAAGCATCCATATCAATGTGCATAATTATTCTCTTTTTCCTTTCCATAATTTTATTATACATCCTTCCTTGAGAGTATAAAAATTTCACATTGTTGACAAATAAATTCAAAACAATATATTATGTTAAAAATAATAATTTATAAGGAGAGAGTAATGGCAGAAAAAAACATTACCAAAGTAGAACTTAAACAAGCATACGGTCTTACAGTAATGGCAAGGGCAAACTCTAACCACTGGATCGTGATGGACGGCCCAGAAGATTTTAAAGGCCACGATGGTGCACCAAGACCCATGGAACTATTTCTAATGGGAGCAGCAGGATGTACATCCCAGGATATAATATCAATTCTTGATAGAATGAAAGTTAAATACAATGATTATAAATTAAAGATAACTGCAGAAAAAGCACCTGATCATCCGCATGTATTCACAAAAATTAATCTTACCTACATGATCTGGGGAGATGTACCCGATGATAAATTTAAAACCGCAATCGAACTCTCTGAAACAAAGTATTGCTCAGCATTGGCCATGCTGCGAAAAACTGCTGAAATACACTCAGAGTACAAAATTTTTAAAGAATAATAAATTACTTCTCTTTGAAGAGATTGTACATTTTTCTTTTTTTAAACTCTTCCTGTTTTCCTTTATTATACTGGCTTACTGGCCTTAGATAGCCAACCACTCGTGAATACACTTCTACTTTTTGTCTTTTTTCTTCAGGGATAACCTCTCCATTCTCCAAAATAAGGTTACCTTTTTCGTCTTCTCTTGCGTTCATCGTTTAACACCTCCTTTATCGATGACTATTTGTCGATATTAAATGTAGGGATATCTTTGCTTTCAACGTTTTTAGTTTCTTTTCTTCCGGCAATACTAACAAGCTCTTCATCACAGTATGGGCAATATTTCCATTCACCTTTAATATATCCGTGTTTAGGACAAATGCTAAATGTCGGCGTAATTGTAATGTATGGAATCTTATAGTTTGTAAGTATTTTCTTAAAGAAAATTTTAGCTTCCTCCCCGTAATTCAGTGATTCGCCTAAAAAAAAGTGTACGACAGTTCCACCGGTATAGAGTAACTGTATTTCTTCTTGTTTTTCTGCTACTTCAAACGGATCGTCTGTATAATTCACAGGTAGTTGTGTTGAATTGGTATAAAATGGTTCTGCATTACCTTCTTGTACCTCTTTTTCATTTGCAACGATGATGTCGGGATATTTCTCCTTATCCTTTACCGCAAGGGAATACGAAGTTGACTCTGCTGGTGTTGCCTCAAGATTATACATATGGCCTGTTTCATCCTGAAATTCTTCCAGCTTATTACGCATAAAATTCATTGTCTTAATTGTAAAAGCAATGCCTTCTTCGCTCCCTATGTCTTTTCCTATAAAATTAAGTAATGCCTCGTTCATTCCAATAAGCC
Proteins encoded:
- a CDS encoding OsmC family protein, whose protein sequence is MAEKNITKVELKQAYGLTVMARANSNHWIVMDGPEDFKGHDGAPRPMELFLMGAAGCTSQDIISILDRMKVKYNDYKLKITAEKAPDHPHVFTKINLTYMIWGDVPDDKFKTAIELSETKYCSALAMLRKTAEIHSEYKIFKE
- the nrdD gene encoding anaerobic ribonucleoside-triphosphate reductase; translated protein: MNAREDEKGNLILENGEVIPEEKRQKVEVYSRVVGYLRPVSQYNKGKQEEFKKRKMYNLFKEK